A region of Fibrobacter succinogenes subsp. succinogenes S85 DNA encodes the following proteins:
- a CDS encoding M23 family metallopeptidase, with protein sequence MKIKTILIAGVLPLALFAKDDALTGKIVPRLVDSRSTELDQTIDGIDNFAPEAEAPTVGKFFINESNFTQKKSKSRKAKATTKPKTETVAQDLTHASTTNDLGTEEGINSDSLDTEEAVREYAEADADIKATTDSASTGAPAKLFVLDMTTSIIPTESRRIAGHYGPRKHRMHRGVDLGLCHGEDRTIVAAFAGKVVKVRNQGRRKGYGRYVILDHGNGLTTLYAHLERWKVKVGDELQAGDTIGVGGNSGRSFGAHLHFEKRYNGVYINPETVYDFAEGTFRDISVTLDTDKLQEIEAAYQKEIGKSKFYKVRRGDCLGKIAHKYGTSVEHIKRLNNLKSEKIRPGQVLRCS encoded by the coding sequence ATGAAGATTAAAACAATACTTATTGCAGGAGTCCTGCCGCTCGCCCTTTTCGCAAAAGACGACGCTCTCACAGGAAAAATTGTTCCTCGCCTCGTTGATTCCAGAAGTACGGAATTGGACCAAACCATTGACGGGATTGACAACTTCGCCCCCGAAGCAGAAGCTCCGACTGTCGGAAAATTCTTCATCAACGAAAGCAACTTTACTCAGAAAAAGTCCAAGTCTCGCAAGGCAAAGGCCACGACCAAGCCGAAGACAGAAACAGTCGCACAGGACTTGACTCACGCTTCTACCACGAACGATCTCGGTACCGAAGAAGGCATCAACAGCGATAGCCTCGACACCGAAGAAGCCGTCCGCGAATACGCCGAAGCCGATGCCGACATCAAGGCCACGACGGACTCCGCCTCTACCGGCGCTCCGGCCAAGTTGTTCGTCCTCGACATGACGACGTCCATCATCCCGACAGAAAGCCGCCGCATCGCAGGCCACTACGGTCCGCGCAAGCACCGCATGCATCGCGGTGTGGACCTCGGTCTCTGCCACGGTGAAGACCGCACGATTGTCGCCGCATTCGCAGGCAAGGTCGTCAAGGTCCGCAACCAGGGCCGTCGCAAGGGTTATGGCCGCTACGTGATTTTGGACCACGGCAATGGCCTCACCACGCTTTACGCCCACCTCGAACGCTGGAAGGTCAAGGTCGGCGACGAACTCCAGGCCGGCGATACGATTGGCGTTGGAGGCAACTCGGGCCGCTCGTTCGGCGCCCACTTGCACTTTGAAAAGCGCTACAACGGCGTGTACATCAACCCGGAAACAGTCTACGACTTTGCCGAAGGCACGTTCAGGGACATTTCAGTCACGCTCGATACAGACAAGCTACAGGAAATCGAAGCCGCCTACCAGAAGGAAATCGGCAAGAGCAAGTTTTACAAGGTCCGCCGCGGCGATTGCCTTGGCAAGATTGCCCACAAGTATGGCACATCTGTCGAACACATCAAGCGCCTGAACAACCTCAAGTCCGAAAAAATCCGCCCGGGACAAGTGCTGCGCTGCTCGTAA
- a CDS encoding MBOAT family O-acyltransferase gives MLDYIIPYLTRTFAFDPNSPLLFTQFYFWGFFAVVFAIFSLVHSKLLLRNAFLFATSLFFYYKTSGSYVCILIFCVIANFFIGKWIEKAEEKWKKKLLMIIVVIIDLLVLCYYKYSYFFLDALYDFTGIELHVYNFFAAASNAMFNTHSLVDTIILPVGISFFTFQAMSYCIDIYRGKIKAVDNILNFGFYLSFFPQLVAGPIVRADKFVPQLYKPYFLPRRAFGMAVFWILNGLAKKIILSDYLATNFVDRVFDTPLLFTGLENLIALFAYSLQVYADFSGYTDIAIGVALLMGFRLPQNFNSPYKAKSPTEFWRRWHISLSSWWRDYLYIPLGGNRNATVGTFFWMGFLSLVAILLSGSMWVGIALGVFFLYIAIFAYFKPESRKTITTNMNAMATQIVGGWWHGASWNFIIWGGLNGFGQVFNKLWVKRSATVRASIALGFFALSAILYKHYTIPICAITAVWFGVLFVGIYSTIIYHLFCKKELPWLTTAWNVTLTFVFITFTRLFFRAGSNLDPAEANEVAWNTAKNMVHQMGTAWRWDTILPIAWEHINIILVFIAGMLIHWIPKRVKSRYRITFASLPIPGMVAATAFIIFVIYQFMSADSCPFIYFQF, from the coding sequence ATGCTTGACTATATCATCCCCTACCTGACCCGCACATTCGCGTTTGACCCGAACTCTCCGTTACTCTTCACCCAGTTCTATTTCTGGGGTTTCTTCGCGGTCGTCTTCGCCATCTTCTCGCTAGTCCACAGCAAGCTTTTGCTCCGCAACGCATTCCTGTTTGCGACAAGCTTGTTCTTCTACTACAAGACGAGCGGCAGCTACGTGTGCATCCTCATTTTCTGCGTGATAGCAAACTTCTTCATCGGCAAGTGGATTGAGAAAGCAGAAGAAAAGTGGAAAAAGAAACTTTTGATGATTATAGTCGTGATTATCGACTTGCTGGTGCTCTGCTATTATAAATACTCTTACTTCTTCCTGGACGCACTTTACGACTTTACCGGCATCGAGCTCCACGTTTACAACTTCTTTGCAGCCGCAAGCAACGCAATGTTCAACACGCACTCGCTTGTGGATACGATTATCCTCCCGGTCGGCATTTCGTTCTTCACGTTCCAGGCGATGAGCTACTGCATTGACATTTACCGCGGTAAGATCAAGGCCGTAGACAACATCCTGAACTTCGGCTTTTACCTTTCGTTCTTCCCGCAGCTTGTGGCAGGCCCGATTGTGCGTGCAGACAAGTTCGTACCGCAACTTTACAAGCCGTATTTCCTCCCCCGTCGCGCATTTGGCATGGCTGTGTTCTGGATTTTGAACGGTCTCGCCAAGAAAATCATCTTGAGTGACTACCTCGCCACGAACTTTGTGGACCGCGTTTTCGATACGCCGCTCCTCTTTACCGGCCTCGAAAACTTGATTGCCCTTTTCGCTTATTCGTTACAGGTTTACGCCGACTTCTCGGGTTACACGGACATCGCTATTGGCGTTGCACTTTTGATGGGCTTCCGCCTGCCGCAGAACTTCAACAGCCCGTACAAGGCAAAGAGCCCGACCGAATTCTGGCGCCGTTGGCACATTTCGCTTTCTAGCTGGTGGCGCGATTACTTGTACATTCCTCTTGGCGGTAACAGAAACGCAACCGTCGGCACGTTCTTCTGGATGGGATTCTTGAGCCTTGTGGCCATTCTCCTTTCTGGCAGCATGTGGGTCGGCATCGCTCTTGGCGTGTTCTTCCTCTACATTGCGATTTTCGCCTACTTCAAGCCGGAATCCCGCAAGACGATTACCACGAACATGAACGCTATGGCAACGCAGATTGTCGGCGGTTGGTGGCATGGCGCTAGCTGGAACTTCATCATCTGGGGCGGTTTGAACGGCTTTGGCCAGGTGTTCAACAAGCTCTGGGTCAAGCGCAGCGCAACCGTCCGCGCCTCGATTGCACTTGGATTCTTTGCACTGAGCGCGATTCTCTATAAGCACTACACGATTCCTATATGCGCGATTACCGCCGTGTGGTTCGGCGTACTTTTCGTAGGCATCTACTCCACTATCATCTATCATTTGTTCTGCAAGAAGGAGCTTCCGTGGCTCACGACCGCATGGAATGTGACGCTCACGTTTGTGTTCATCACGTTCACGCGTCTCTTCTTCCGCGCAGGTTCGAACCTTGACCCGGCAGAAGCAAACGAAGTCGCCTGGAACACGGCAAAGAACATGGTCCACCAGATGGGTACCGCCTGGCGCTGGGATACGATCCTCCCGATTGCATGGGAACATATCAATATTATCCTCGTGTTCATCGCAGGTATGCTTATCCACTGGATTCCGAAGCGCGTGAAGTCCCGCTATCGCATCACGTTTGCATCGCTCCCGATTCCGGGAATGGTGGCGGCGACGGCGTTCATCATCTTCGTGATTTACCAGTTCATGAGCGCAGATTCTTGCCCGTTTATTTACTTCCAATTCTAG
- a CDS encoding ribosomal protein L7/L12, with amino-acid sequence METSFYSWIRKGLGSQINEIDNLGETSDKTEIIDNEAKKRATVQLTTVVKARLLESGETSSNSESDSSDSEKSEMDFILNGIDESNKKDVLNAISSFAKVNLTKANEIVDSPNSFFRKTVSKTEAETFKNNLNKLGAKVVLVNVVTRTESKTIALSGPSDVISLDSKAIARVFPTPDFDAFPKDEYPYVEFWEPDFAWRFTPAKAAENGKKLRPWLALVVCESSKCSIEKTSWGTELVTFNVESDVEYKNVFPNPADVWCMAHAQSKKGEDAEFCRILGVKSNAMERNAEYRAFLIPVFEVGRLRGLRGPNYDENADQTERSLNNIAVQTSAWEISLDEQKKKHESPLTFPSYYSWNFRTGDLSFVEKVRSLVCNDAKKSGIDVDVTSLGEGLDYAVLAKKPTRNKINMPAALTTVKSAAESAFPNSSSDEKDVYDHLNSLLSKSPVFEENAKLVSNGSNSNVDSGDDPWITPPIYGGKHVLATSLDEKKNAKTPWLNQVNLDLHYRAAAGLGKKAVQRNQEELVNRAWKQIDAIKTLNAELNQKMLSTNVSDSVKYMNYSWAGKKDVAINTNDSANKMVVRMMKNLSLMKNTKFGKNKKEKGTSLADVMDAMKIPDAFASISFQNTTKKALKKDDDSSVLGLIADSQCYRNNGLPFANTFNVNNLSRFKDWLHPYLLKYLVVKTPLNMLFEWNENQSVLNCISVKALSYVFRYQDCINRVENRSSRVQLAWNGVQNYINTLYSGNSRPAEYFANKRLWEITTYGYTEESNPNFKSNYTSFLGGNVNVYALDSSVFKEMFYTNGTPTVAKFYGLNGKKSPVFFIDRDRAKNVSFYRLDGRGNLESISNVVNENFQNVGSILEIKKRQSGFSTVEQEALLCHATLFMPDYVYVKEAYLNNQCTADYTFSDMNDFYTKMAKKIGNQHSKLYDAWVELVKVTTAYVPKTDPIKSIQRDSDAYNKVESLKNGLRDDSAYARLKECADTYYKTFFASAELRKNYLEDCLASKYPIKAYPIFPEPAYYYLKDIADEFILPGVENLPDDSISMFKGNAAFVESYLCGMNTEMGRELLWREYPTDQRGSYFKKFWDSDTTIDDIKKENYFDINSIHRWKNALGENHVVSENGSKGDLLFFAIKGDLMKLYPDTQITLRKASCTYESNKSLKFSIMNGVSEENKGILKPVSQAFVREDVYVVGFRISFKDALGSFQANGSGNSGYMLVFEKASENMEFMVPENKEYDSAAGFAASSAIKTSIVGKHVLTLIGKN; translated from the coding sequence ATGGAAACAAGTTTTTATTCTTGGATTAGAAAAGGCCTTGGTAGCCAAATTAACGAGATTGATAATCTCGGAGAAACATCTGATAAAACTGAAATAATAGATAATGAAGCAAAAAAACGCGCTACAGTACAGCTGACTACAGTTGTTAAAGCCCGGTTACTTGAATCTGGAGAAACGTCTTCAAATTCTGAATCTGATTCGTCTGATTCAGAGAAGTCAGAAATGGACTTTATTCTTAATGGAATTGATGAGTCCAATAAAAAGGATGTTCTCAATGCAATTTCTTCATTTGCTAAGGTTAATCTTACTAAAGCGAATGAAATTGTTGATTCACCCAATAGTTTTTTCAGAAAAACGGTATCAAAAACAGAAGCCGAAACTTTTAAAAATAACCTGAATAAATTAGGTGCGAAGGTTGTTTTGGTGAATGTTGTCACAAGAACGGAATCCAAAACTATAGCTCTTTCTGGCCCTAGCGATGTTATATCGTTAGATTCTAAAGCAATTGCTCGCGTGTTTCCTACTCCTGATTTTGATGCTTTCCCAAAAGATGAATATCCATATGTTGAATTTTGGGAACCTGATTTCGCTTGGCGTTTTACTCCGGCGAAGGCTGCTGAAAATGGAAAGAAATTACGTCCTTGGCTTGCACTTGTTGTTTGTGAATCCTCAAAATGTTCTATTGAAAAAACGTCTTGGGGAACTGAACTTGTCACGTTTAATGTTGAAAGTGATGTCGAGTATAAGAATGTTTTCCCGAATCCTGCTGATGTATGGTGCATGGCTCACGCTCAGAGTAAAAAGGGCGAGGATGCGGAATTTTGCCGTATTCTTGGTGTGAAAAGTAATGCTATGGAACGGAATGCTGAATATCGTGCTTTCTTGATTCCTGTTTTTGAAGTCGGTCGACTTAGAGGACTTCGTGGTCCTAATTATGATGAAAATGCAGATCAAACTGAACGAAGTCTGAATAATATTGCTGTTCAGACCTCTGCTTGGGAAATTAGTCTTGATGAACAAAAGAAAAAACATGAATCGCCTTTGACTTTCCCCTCGTATTATTCATGGAATTTTAGAACGGGTGATTTAAGCTTTGTTGAAAAGGTCAGATCTCTCGTATGCAATGATGCAAAGAAAAGTGGAATTGATGTTGATGTCACTTCTTTGGGTGAAGGCTTGGATTATGCTGTTTTGGCGAAAAAGCCTACTCGCAATAAAATCAATATGCCTGCAGCGTTGACAACGGTTAAGAGTGCTGCTGAAAGTGCTTTCCCCAATTCAAGTTCTGATGAAAAAGATGTCTATGATCATTTAAATAGTTTACTGTCCAAAAGTCCTGTCTTTGAAGAAAATGCCAAATTGGTAAGTAACGGATCGAATTCAAATGTTGATAGCGGAGATGATCCGTGGATTACACCACCGATTTATGGTGGTAAACACGTTCTTGCCACATCTTTGGATGAGAAGAAAAATGCAAAGACTCCCTGGTTAAATCAGGTTAATTTGGATCTTCACTATCGTGCTGCTGCGGGACTTGGCAAAAAGGCTGTACAGAGAAATCAAGAGGAACTTGTAAATCGAGCTTGGAAGCAAATTGATGCTATTAAAACATTAAATGCAGAACTGAATCAAAAAATGCTCAGTACTAATGTTAGTGACTCTGTGAAGTATATGAATTACAGTTGGGCAGGGAAAAAAGATGTAGCGATAAATACGAATGATTCTGCAAATAAAATGGTTGTACGGATGATGAAGAATCTATCGCTTATGAAAAATACGAAATTTGGAAAGAATAAAAAAGAAAAAGGAACTTCTTTAGCCGATGTTATGGACGCTATGAAAATTCCTGACGCTTTTGCATCCATTTCTTTCCAAAATACTACTAAAAAAGCTTTGAAAAAAGATGATGATTCCTCAGTGTTGGGGCTTATTGCGGATAGTCAATGTTATAGGAATAACGGTTTGCCTTTTGCGAATACTTTTAATGTTAACAATTTGTCTAGATTCAAGGATTGGCTTCATCCATATCTTTTAAAGTATCTTGTAGTGAAAACTCCTTTGAATATGTTATTTGAATGGAATGAAAATCAAAGTGTTTTGAATTGTATATCCGTAAAAGCATTAAGCTATGTCTTTAGATATCAGGATTGTATTAATCGTGTTGAAAATAGAAGTTCGCGAGTCCAATTAGCATGGAACGGTGTTCAAAATTATATAAATACTTTGTATTCTGGTAATAGTCGGCCTGCTGAATATTTTGCAAATAAAAGATTATGGGAAATTACTACTTATGGGTATACGGAAGAAAGTAATCCGAATTTTAAAAGTAATTATACTAGTTTTCTTGGCGGAAATGTTAATGTTTATGCGCTAGATAGTTCTGTTTTTAAAGAAATGTTTTATACTAATGGAACTCCGACTGTTGCCAAATTTTATGGATTGAATGGAAAAAAATCACCAGTGTTTTTTATAGACCGAGATCGAGCTAAAAATGTCTCGTTCTATAGACTGGATGGCAGAGGTAATTTGGAATCTATATCCAATGTTGTAAATGAAAATTTCCAAAATGTAGGAAGTATTTTGGAAATAAAAAAACGGCAATCTGGGTTTAGTACTGTAGAACAAGAAGCTCTTTTATGTCATGCCACATTGTTTATGCCTGATTATGTTTATGTTAAGGAAGCTTATTTGAATAATCAGTGTACTGCCGATTATACCTTTAGTGATATGAATGATTTTTACACAAAAATGGCTAAAAAAATCGGTAATCAACATTCAAAATTATACGATGCATGGGTTGAATTGGTGAAAGTGACTACGGCCTATGTTCCTAAAACCGACCCTATTAAGTCCATACAACGTGATAGTGATGCCTATAATAAGGTTGAGTCTTTGAAAAATGGTCTTAGGGATGATTCTGCATATGCACGATTGAAAGAATGTGCAGATACGTATTACAAGACATTTTTTGCTAGTGCCGAATTGCGTAAAAATTATCTTGAAGATTGTCTTGCTTCGAAGTATCCTATCAAGGCTTATCCGATTTTCCCTGAACCTGCATATTATTATTTGAAGGATATTGCCGATGAGTTTATCTTGCCTGGGGTTGAAAATCTTCCAGATGATAGTATTTCAATGTTTAAGGGAAATGCCGCCTTTGTTGAATCGTATTTGTGCGGAATGAATACTGAAATGGGACGAGAGCTGCTTTGGCGTGAGTATCCAACGGATCAGCGAGGTTCCTATTTTAAAAAGTTCTGGGATTCTGATACAACGATCGATGATATCAAGAAAGAAAACTATTTTGATATTAATTCCATCCATCGTTGGAAAAACGCTCTTGGCGAAAATCATGTGGTCTCTGAAAACGGTTCAAAGGGTGACTTGCTGTTCTTTGCTATAAAGGGTGATCTTATGAAACTTTACCCTGATACTCAGATAACTCTTAGAAAGGCAAGTTGTACTTACGAGAGTAATAAATCTTTAAAATTTAGTATCATGAATGGCGTTTCTGAGGAAAATAAGGGAATACTGAAACCTGTTTCCCAAGCGTTTGTCCGTGAAGACGTTTATGTGGTTGGCTTTAGGATCTCATTCAAGGATGCTCTTGGATCATTCCAAGCTAATGGAAGTGGTAATAGCGGCTATATGCTTGTTTTTGAAAAAGCTTCAGAAAATATGGAGTTTATGGTTCCTGAAAATAAAGAATATGATTCTGCTGCAGGATTTGCTGCAAGTAGTGCTATTAAAACCTCTATTGTAGGCAAACATGTTTTAACCTTAATTGGAAAGAATTAA
- a CDS encoding chloride channel protein, producing MKRIHRTIAKLLVVNGYLPKLGLAAVIGFVTGLVAVAFHWGLERAVDWVRMPWTLGILPWYAFAAVPAIGGLVVGLFIHKVARAPETAGQGTDKMIYSFHHQGGNVRARVAPVKFFASIITLATGGSAGYEGPISQIGSGIASTICKFFKMPRMMRGQFLLAGTAAGLGAIFKAPLAGALTSVEMLYREDFESNAFATSIVSSVVSFAVYVAFVGTAPLIGGVPAFPFTGGVELLACALLGVLCFPFSYLYVRFYYESERRFSKWAVPVWLKPALGGAFISLLVLAYPEVSGGGFDFIDNLMAGLVPHSMWGVLLLLGIVLAKIVATALTVGSGGSGGVFGPSLFIGGVIGAMFAGICELAFPGVIRMPEMFILVGMASFFAGAAKAPIAGVVMVCEMTGSYSLLPGLLIASVMHIAFSRNWTIYKSQVLNKFASPAHRRDMDRELIQAYDKIAKE from the coding sequence GTGAAGCGTATTCATCGGACGATTGCGAAACTTCTAGTGGTGAATGGTTACTTGCCGAAGCTTGGGCTTGCTGCGGTAATCGGTTTTGTGACGGGGCTTGTCGCTGTCGCTTTCCATTGGGGGCTTGAGCGCGCTGTGGATTGGGTTCGCATGCCGTGGACGCTTGGTATTTTGCCGTGGTACGCTTTTGCTGCGGTGCCTGCGATTGGCGGGCTTGTTGTCGGGCTTTTCATCCACAAGGTGGCTCGTGCGCCGGAGACGGCGGGGCAGGGGACCGACAAGATGATTTATTCTTTCCATCACCAGGGCGGGAATGTTCGTGCGCGTGTGGCGCCGGTCAAGTTCTTTGCGAGCATTATCACGCTTGCGACGGGCGGCTCGGCGGGTTACGAGGGGCCTATTTCGCAGATTGGCTCTGGCATTGCGTCGACGATTTGTAAGTTCTTCAAGATGCCGCGCATGATGCGTGGGCAGTTCTTGCTGGCGGGTACGGCGGCTGGGCTTGGCGCGATTTTCAAGGCTCCGCTTGCGGGGGCGCTTACATCGGTCGAGATGCTTTACCGCGAGGACTTTGAGTCGAACGCTTTTGCAACTTCGATTGTATCCTCGGTGGTGTCGTTTGCGGTTTACGTGGCGTTTGTGGGGACTGCGCCTTTGATTGGTGGCGTGCCGGCGTTCCCGTTTACGGGGGGTGTGGAACTTTTGGCATGCGCGCTTCTCGGCGTGCTCTGTTTCCCGTTCTCTTACCTGTACGTGCGTTTTTACTACGAGTCGGAGCGTCGTTTCAGCAAGTGGGCGGTTCCTGTTTGGCTCAAGCCTGCTTTGGGCGGTGCGTTCATTTCGCTGTTGGTTCTTGCATACCCGGAAGTTTCGGGTGGCGGCTTTGATTTTATTGATAACTTAATGGCGGGACTGGTGCCGCATTCAATGTGGGGCGTGCTGCTCTTGCTCGGTATCGTGCTTGCGAAAATCGTGGCGACTGCGCTCACGGTCGGGTCGGGCGGTTCCGGGGGTGTCTTTGGACCATCGCTATTTATTGGTGGGGTTATTGGCGCTATGTTTGCAGGAATATGCGAACTGGCGTTCCCGGGAGTTATCCGCATGCCCGAGATGTTCATTCTCGTGGGGATGGCTTCGTTCTTTGCGGGGGCTGCAAAAGCTCCGATTGCGGGCGTCGTGATGGTCTGCGAAATGACGGGGAGCTACAGCTTGTTGCCGGGGCTTCTGATTGCTTCGGTCATGCATATCGCGTTCTCGCGCAACTGGACGATTTACAAGAGCCAGGTGCTCAACAAGTTTGCGTCTCCCGCGCATCGCCGTGACATGGACCGCGAGCTTATCCAAGCGTACGACAAGATTGCTAAAGAGTAA
- a CDS encoding GDSL-type esterase/lipase family protein: MKKKLAVIAAILGIVSMGSMVSAKDMEITPGYYDVDFTKYDFIDTSLNTIQFPQGSASFEPFFKKLDTLVFENRGKVRILHIGGSHLQADVISGRIREHLVKEYPGASAGRGFVFPYSAARTNTPASYASYYKGIWDKNKNVQHEITKPLGLLGIAISTRDPRAEITLLLDKYNTEPIWGETSFRVFGYSDSNDVEPVLRIDSMDVFGTFDASSQSYVFTSPRPIDTIQIAFRWADTTKQAEVAAFITDSLYKDSVARADSLARVADSLRMDSLGITPPASSAQQMAQAVAADSMFQGDCEDVLDTNCLNRDEDLQAAQDSVAADTVPPRPHFTLTGILAENNAPGITYTNVGINGAKVSNYFEETCPLFEKEMSYYKPDLVIFAIGINDANVDVFNDKAFREDYDMLIKRIRKVSPKTAFIFETNNDSYRKVRKKKYVQHPNGEVARKAFFMLADKHKAGVWDKFSIMGGLGSMAKWEKADLAKKDKVHFKTAGYQLLGDMFYKALMQAYFDHIANLPAEAPVVAQAKPAQAKTAAAPAPAPAPKTIPAASSTAPAANAPANAKAAATIQSKVAAPAPTATPAKTSTSTKTETTAKAETPAKQPAEKTVAPPQMPKLAAAAHKDVPMPEVVKQTAQPAQPKIQVPLKPITQAAETPKAPAPSTTDSK; the protein is encoded by the coding sequence GTGAAGAAAAAGCTTGCCGTCATTGCTGCCATTCTTGGCATCGTTAGCATGGGTTCCATGGTTTCTGCAAAGGACATGGAAATCACCCCAGGCTATTATGACGTTGACTTTACGAAATACGATTTTATCGATACGTCCTTGAATACCATCCAGTTCCCGCAAGGTAGCGCTAGTTTCGAGCCATTCTTCAAGAAGCTCGACACGCTCGTTTTCGAGAACAGGGGCAAGGTGCGCATCCTCCACATTGGCGGTTCGCACTTGCAGGCAGACGTCATCTCGGGCCGCATCCGCGAACACCTGGTAAAGGAATATCCGGGCGCTTCGGCAGGTCGCGGTTTCGTATTCCCGTATTCAGCAGCTAGGACAAACACCCCCGCAAGTTACGCTAGCTATTATAAAGGCATCTGGGACAAGAACAAGAACGTCCAGCACGAAATCACTAAACCGCTTGGTCTCCTTGGCATTGCCATCAGCACTCGCGACCCGCGTGCCGAGATCACGCTCCTTTTGGACAAGTACAATACCGAACCGATTTGGGGCGAAACGAGCTTTAGAGTTTTCGGCTATAGCGACAGCAACGACGTTGAACCGGTGCTCCGCATCGATTCCATGGACGTCTTTGGAACGTTCGATGCCTCTAGCCAGAGCTACGTTTTCACGAGCCCGCGTCCGATCGACACGATCCAGATAGCATTCCGCTGGGCAGATACGACCAAGCAAGCCGAAGTTGCCGCCTTCATCACAGACTCGCTCTACAAGGATTCTGTGGCCCGCGCAGACTCGCTCGCCCGCGTCGCCGACTCCTTGCGCATGGATTCGCTCGGCATTACGCCTCCGGCAAGTTCCGCACAGCAAATGGCACAGGCAGTCGCCGCAGACTCGATGTTCCAGGGCGACTGCGAAGACGTTCTTGACACGAACTGCCTGAACCGCGACGAAGACTTGCAAGCAGCACAGGATTCCGTTGCCGCTGATACGGTTCCGCCTCGCCCACACTTTACGCTCACGGGCATTTTGGCAGAGAACAACGCACCCGGCATCACGTACACGAACGTCGGCATCAACGGAGCCAAGGTTTCAAACTACTTTGAGGAAACATGCCCGCTCTTTGAAAAAGAAATGTCCTACTACAAGCCGGACCTCGTGATTTTCGCCATCGGCATTAACGACGCCAATGTGGATGTCTTTAACGACAAGGCATTCCGCGAAGATTACGACATGCTCATCAAGCGCATCCGCAAGGTGAGCCCCAAGACGGCGTTCATTTTCGAGACGAACAACGACTCTTACCGCAAGGTCCGCAAGAAAAAATACGTGCAGCACCCGAACGGTGAAGTCGCACGCAAGGCATTCTTTATGCTTGCCGACAAGCACAAGGCAGGTGTCTGGGACAAGTTTTCCATCATGGGAGGCCTAGGTTCCATGGCCAAGTGGGAAAAGGCTGACCTCGCCAAGAAAGACAAGGTCCACTTCAAGACCGCCGGCTACCAGCTGCTCGGCGACATGTTCTACAAGGCTTTGATGCAGGCCTACTTTGACCACATCGCAAACCTCCCCGCCGAAGCTCCGGTCGTTGCACAGGCAAAACCCGCCCAGGCCAAGACCGCAGCAGCCCCTGCTCCCGCACCGGCACCAAAGACAATCCCTGCAGCATCTAGCACGGCTCCGGCAGCAAACGCCCCAGCAAATGCAAAGGCAGCCGCAACGATCCAGTCTAAGGTTGCCGCCCCCGCACCAACGGCCACACCAGCAAAGACGTCTACTTCGACAAAAACGGAAACAACGGCCAAGGCGGAAACTCCAGCCAAGCAGCCTGCCGAAAAAACGGTTGCTCCTCCGCAAATGCCAAAGCTTGCCGCCGCAGCCCATAAAGACGTTCCAATGCCTGAAGTCGTGAAGCAAACCGCTCAACCTGCGCAGCCCAAGATTCAAGTTCCGCTAAAGCCAATCACTCAAGCAGCGGAAACGCCGAAAGCACCAGCACCTAGCACGACGGACTCCAAATAA
- a CDS encoding L-threonylcarbamoyladenylate synthase has translation MRLEVHPENPQPRIVKQAAEILEDDGLVLYPTESGYAIGCNAESSKAIHKLYALKKPMKKFFMALIVPDIRFATGYAHVSNFAFNIIKQRVPGPYTFILPADPHIARKLDVKRPEIGIRIPTHPFFKELFQHFDKPILSTAAKLSEEDMFETDDIWKTFQHSVDMMVDCGNIEINPTNVVSLVGDCVEVIRGELV, from the coding sequence ATGCGACTCGAAGTACATCCAGAAAATCCGCAGCCTCGCATCGTGAAGCAGGCCGCTGAAATCCTCGAAGACGACGGACTCGTCCTCTACCCCACAGAATCTGGCTACGCCATCGGCTGCAACGCCGAATCCTCCAAGGCCATCCACAAACTTTACGCCCTCAAGAAGCCCATGAAAAAATTCTTCATGGCGCTCATCGTCCCGGACATCCGTTTTGCCACCGGCTACGCCCACGTGAGCAATTTTGCGTTCAACATCATCAAGCAGCGCGTACCAGGCCCGTACACGTTCATTTTGCCCGCCGATCCTCACATTGCGCGCAAGCTCGACGTGAAGCGCCCGGAAATCGGCATCCGCATCCCGACGCACCCGTTTTTCAAGGAACTCTTCCAGCACTTCGACAAGCCCATCCTCAGCACGGCAGCCAAGCTCAGCGAAGAGGACATGTTCGAAACCGACGACATCTGGAAAACGTTCCAACATTCCGTGGACATGATGGTCGACTGCGGCAACATAGAAATCAACCCGACAAACGTCGTGAGCCTCGTTGGCGACTGCGTAGAAGTCATCCGCGGAGAACTGGTTTAA